In Microbacterium pumilum, the following proteins share a genomic window:
- a CDS encoding aspartate aminotransferase family protein, giving the protein MSTTTDRHARTDRPARSEAELQQMAKDHLWLHFARQSVMTEGPGVPIIVRGEGHHIWDSAGKQYIDGLSGLFVVNAGHGRKRLADAAARQAEQLAFFPIWSYAHPAAIELGARLAECAPGDLNHVFFSTGGGEAVETAFKLAKHYWKLQGKPHKHKVISRFIAYHGTPHGALAITGLPGMKSMFEPVTPGGFRVPNTNYYRAGEMGFVSAGSTTDAREEFGIWAADRIEEMINFEGPDTVAAVFLEPVQNSGGCFPPPPGYFQRVREICDKYDVLLVSDEVICAFGRIGEYFACDAYAYQPDMITFAKGVTSGYSPLGGTIVSDRIHEPFAHGNVSFPHGYTFAGHPVSAAVALENLDIFEEEGLLAHVRENSPILRSTLEKLTDLPIVGDVRGDGYFFGIELVKDKATKETFDDDESERLLRGFLSKALFDAGLYCRADDRGDPVIQLAPPLTIGPAEFDEVEQILRGVLTEAWTRL; this is encoded by the coding sequence ATGTCGACGACGACCGATCGCCACGCCCGCACCGACCGCCCCGCGAGGAGTGAAGCGGAGCTGCAGCAGATGGCCAAGGACCACCTCTGGCTGCATTTCGCGCGGCAGTCGGTCATGACCGAGGGCCCGGGAGTCCCGATCATCGTGCGCGGCGAAGGGCACCACATCTGGGACTCGGCGGGCAAGCAGTACATCGACGGACTGTCCGGGCTGTTCGTCGTCAATGCCGGCCATGGTCGCAAGCGCCTCGCCGACGCGGCTGCGCGCCAGGCCGAGCAGCTCGCGTTCTTCCCCATCTGGTCGTACGCGCATCCCGCCGCCATCGAGCTCGGCGCTCGGCTCGCCGAGTGCGCCCCCGGCGACCTCAACCACGTCTTCTTCTCGACGGGCGGCGGCGAGGCCGTCGAGACCGCGTTCAAGCTCGCGAAGCACTACTGGAAGCTGCAGGGCAAGCCCCACAAGCACAAGGTGATCTCGCGCTTCATCGCGTATCACGGCACGCCGCACGGCGCACTCGCGATCACGGGCCTGCCGGGGATGAAGTCGATGTTCGAGCCGGTCACCCCCGGCGGGTTCCGGGTGCCGAACACCAACTACTACCGCGCCGGCGAGATGGGGTTCGTCTCTGCAGGCTCGACGACCGATGCACGCGAGGAGTTCGGGATCTGGGCGGCCGACCGCATCGAAGAGATGATCAACTTCGAAGGACCCGACACGGTAGCCGCGGTGTTCCTCGAACCCGTGCAGAACTCGGGCGGATGCTTCCCCCCGCCGCCCGGGTATTTCCAGCGCGTGCGCGAGATCTGCGACAAGTACGACGTGCTGCTCGTCTCGGATGAGGTCATCTGCGCGTTCGGACGCATCGGCGAGTACTTCGCGTGCGACGCGTACGCGTATCAGCCCGACATGATCACGTTCGCCAAGGGGGTGACCAGCGGCTACTCACCGCTCGGCGGCACGATCGTCAGCGACAGGATCCACGAGCCGTTCGCACACGGGAACGTGTCGTTCCCGCACGGCTACACGTTCGCCGGTCACCCGGTGTCGGCGGCGGTCGCGCTCGAGAACCTCGACATCTTCGAAGAGGAGGGCCTGCTCGCACACGTGCGCGAGAACTCGCCGATCCTGCGCTCGACACTCGAGAAGCTCACCGATCTGCCGATAGTCGGAGACGTGCGCGGCGACGGCTACTTCTTCGGCATCGAGCTCGTCAAGGACAAGGCGACGAAGGAGACGTTCGACGACGACGAGTCCGAGCGCCTGTTGCGCGGCTTCCTGTCCAAGGCCCTCTTCGACGCCGGGCTCTACTGCCGGGCCGACGACCGGGGCGACCCGGTGATCCAGCTGGCGCCGCCGCTGACGATCGGGCCGGCCGAGTTCGACGAGGTCGAGCAGATCCTGCGCGGCGTCCTCACCGAGGCGTGGACGCGCCTCTGA
- a CDS encoding NADPH-dependent F420 reductase → MTRVGIIGAGHIGSALARGLVDRGYEVVISNSRGPASLETLVAELGPLATAETAMDAATAGEVVIVTVPLKAYKDIPVEPLAGKIVLDTDNYYWERDGHIAALDEKTATVTGLLQEHLPTAKVVKAFNHIESSTILTDGKPAGTPGRRALATASDHPDAVAWVASLYDAFGFDTVDIGSLAESWRVEREQPAYVVPQTKDELEANLARATR, encoded by the coding sequence ATGACTCGAGTCGGAATCATCGGAGCAGGACACATCGGATCCGCCCTCGCGCGCGGGCTCGTCGACCGCGGCTACGAGGTCGTGATCAGCAACTCGCGTGGGCCTGCAAGCCTCGAGACGCTCGTCGCCGAGCTCGGACCGCTCGCTACCGCGGAAACGGCGATGGATGCCGCGACAGCCGGCGAGGTGGTCATCGTGACCGTGCCGCTCAAGGCCTATAAGGACATCCCGGTCGAACCGCTCGCAGGCAAGATCGTGCTCGACACCGACAACTACTACTGGGAACGCGATGGACACATCGCCGCACTCGACGAGAAGACGGCGACCGTGACGGGCCTCCTCCAGGAGCACCTGCCCACCGCGAAGGTCGTCAAGGCCTTCAACCACATCGAATCCAGCACCATCCTCACCGACGGCAAGCCCGCGGGCACGCCCGGCCGCCGCGCGCTGGCGACGGCGAGCGATCACCCCGATGCCGTCGCGTGGGTGGCGTCACTGTACGACGCCTTCGGCTTCGACACCGTGGACATCGGCTCGCTCGCCGAGAGCTGGCGGGTCGAGCGCGAACAGCCGGCGTATGTCGTGCCTCAGACGAAGGACGAGCTCGAGGCCAATCTCGCCCGTGCGACTCGCTGA